The stretch of DNA CTTAAAGAAGGTGAAAAAAAACAGTGAAAATACACGCTGGGGAAGGTTTAAGAACATTTCAACATATCTGAATATTGCAAAAGATGAAGGAATTGTTTTTGAAAATCCATTCCTGAATATGAATGATAAACCGAAGCAGGTACCAGGTACTATTGAGTACTTAACTAAGCAAGAGGTGAAAAAACTTAAACAGCTGTATGAAAAAAATGATCTTCCAGGACATTTAATGAGAGAGTTGAAAAGTTACTTGTTTTCATGCCATACTGGCGTTCGTATTTCAGATATTGCTCATCTCTCCAATGAAAACATTATTGGTGATGAACTGGTCTTTATACCTCATAAAACAAGACGCTTTAATCGGCCCGTAAGGATTCCCTTACTATCTTATGCAAAAAAGTTAATCGAAGGGAAAAAGGGGTTATTACTGGAGAAAGTTGCGGATCAGAAAATGAATGAGAATTTGAAGCTTATTGCGGAGAAGGCCAAAATAAGCAAGGAATTAAGCTTTCATACTGCCAGACATACTTTTGCTACCTTGTTTTTAGCTGCAGGTGGAAATATTGCAGTACTTAAAGAACTTATGGGACATGCAGCTATAAAAACTACAATGGTATATGTACACATTGATGCAGAACAGAGAAAACAACAAATGTCTTTGATGGAAAGTCTATAAATAAAAGCCCTTTGATGAGGGCTTTTATTTTATTGAACCCAGTTGTTTTGGGTGACAATTTCTAATAACTCCTCGTGATCTTGCCGCTCCAACCGGTATAAAAAGCGATAGAGCATGTACATTTCAAATATTTCCGACTCATCCAGTTCAGGAAAATGAGTTTCGTTAGTAAGGTTTTGGAAGAACAGTTCTAACAGACTGTTCATGGCTTTGCCGGCATCAGCACCGGTGGTGTACCATTGTACAAAGCAATTGAGCTTAGCTTGGCTTAACAAGTTAGGGTGTGCCTCAACAGTTAATGTAACCGTTTTTGGGATGCCGGCTGGTGCTCCTTGAGCATTGGCGGCTTTTTTCGAGTGTTTCTGCATACTGTAAAAAAGTCCCGTGTGCTGCAGAAACACTCATACCTGTTTGCACAAGCGAAGGAATGCCGCTCCAAACGGCTCACACGGGATTATCTTAAGTTTTGTTGATTTATACTTTGATGTACAAACAACGGGTATTAGTATTTCTGCATCACAAACATGCAAAAGAATTTTAATTTCATCGGTTTACAATTGTATAAATCTAGTTGACATTTGTAGGTAAATATAAGCAAGTTGTAATGCTTGTGCTATACTATAAATGTGGGATTCCAATCGGTTTATTGATGACTTACTTCTTTTGCCTCTTCATGATCCTGGTATTCTAACCGGTATAAAAAACGGTAGAGCATGTACACCTCAAATATCTCCGACTCATTCAGTACAGGAAAATGAGTCTCATTAGTTACATTTTGGAAGAAAAGTTCTAACAGACTGTTCATTGCTTTACGAGCATCAGCCCCTCTGGTGTACCAGTTTACAAAGCAATTTAGTTGAGCTTGGCTTAATAGGTTAGGATGTACCTTCACGGTTAAGGTTGCCATTTGAGAGGTAGTCTCTGCTCCTTGAGCGTCAACGGATTTTTTCGGTTTGTTCTGCATGGTATAAATAGCCCCGAGTGCTGCAGAACAAATCTTACGTGGTAAAAACACGAAGAAGGGTTGCCGGCCTAACCGGCTCACTCGGGATTTATCTTAAAATGTTGGTGATTGTAAACCTTTAATGATTTACCATCATAAAATCGTCCTGCATTGCAAACATGCGAAACAATTTTAATTTAGTAGGCTTACAAGGCTATAAATCTAATTGCCATTTGTAACAAATGTAAGGCGGTTACCAATCGTTTTTACCATTTGAAGGTTTTTCAACCGCTATTTTTAATTCATCAATTATAATCTTAGCGCTTTCGTCCACATTTCTTAAAATGTCTGCCCAAAGTCTAAGCATTGATTTATTTACCCAGTAGTCACGTTTTTGCTCACAACAGTATTTATGATAAGATTGATATGTATTTTCAACTAGAGTTTCATCTGGATGAGGGATTTCTTTTGATGGGGCAAGCATTACCCGAAAGTTATTCAACTCATATTTATATTTGTTGTCCTTAAAAGTTAAGTTAAGTGTAAAATAAAGCGAGTAGGTAGTAATATTTTCCATCCCTAATGATTTGCTAGAAATATTTACTTTGTCAATGGCTTTAATGATTAGTTTGCCAGCCTCCTTATCATCCATTTGAATAACATCTTGTGCCGAATTAAATGTTAAAGCTGTCCATTCTTTAGCTCTAACAAATAGTTCTTTCATCTTTACACTGTCAACAATTACAACACCAGTGTAGGCAATTCGCCCATTATCAAAAGGAAGTCTAATTTCAGGAAAGGTTTCTTTGGCTGATTTCGGCTTAAGTTTATCAAAGTACATGTCATCTTGCGCCAATGCCAAGATTGGCAACATCATAAGTAGTAGAAATATTTTTTTCATTTTTCGCGGTTTTTGATTTTGCGAAAATAGAAAAGTCCTGGAACATATAGTCCAGGACTTTTTTATCTAGCCCCTGCATCTTTCCGGATCATATCAACCGTATTCAAGGATTCTGCAATCTTAAAGTAACTGATCACTACAGGCCGGTCTTTTTCTTCTCTCACTGCAGCAAGCACCTGGTTCATTACTTCCAGTAACCGATCATCATTTTTAATTACTACTTCAGAATTTGTTCCACCTGAGGAGTTTGAAGCTGCAGCAGTTGCTGCCAACTGCCAGGCATCTAAGCTTTCCGAAACACCACCATTTCGATAAGTTGAAACCGCTTTATCGATTGCCTGGTAATTGGGTAAAACAGGTGCACCGTTTTTATACATACTGTTATACAGCAGCTGGTCAATAAGACGCTTATTATTACCATAAACCTTTTTACTAAGCACCATTAGGGGCTCACCGCCTTCCATATTCAGAATATGCTTTCCTGTTTTTCTGTCGAACAGATCGATCCCACCATCTTCATGGCTACTACCTTCCGGTACAGCACCGATTAAAGCACCATCACGTGCCTTTGGTGTTGATGATCTTGTTTGATTGCCGGATCCGGAGTCAGCATCATCACCACTCATGGAAGCTGCTTTGGCAATCTTGGCGATACTTAAACCGGCACGGGCCACTGCAATACCGGTCAAGGCACCAGCGATCACCTGGCCTCCAGGAATACCGGAGTAAAGTTTCCAATACCCTTGAATTTCCGATTGAGTACGCATAATAACCTCTGCAGTACTCATTGCTGCTTCAACCACTAGAGCAGCTTTATAAGCTGCTGATTTTTCCCCGAACAGCGTCTTTACGGTGTCGACACCCTCTTTTACCAGGGAAATTGAAGCTTCCTGTATAGCTTTTTGGCCCTCTTTATAACGGGTTTCATCTGCAATTTTCTTCTTATAAACCCGTTCTGATTCCTTAATCCGGTTATCAGCTATTTTTTTATCTATCTGAGAGGTGTCTTCACCAAACGTTTCATGCAGAATCTTTAAAGCTACTAACCGTTCATATTCCAGTTCATATTCGCTGAGAGCAAAAGCTTGTTGCAGCTCCAGTTCCTTTTCGAGACGTTCTTCCAGAGGAACTTCATTTAAATCATCATAGGCATCAGCTTTCTGATTCTGAAGATTGGTTTCTTTATCATTAAACCGGTTTTCAAGCTGATTTTTGGAAAGTTCAAAATAGGCTTTTGCGTCTTCAGCGTTTTGCTTTTCCTGTTCTTTTTCCCGTTCCTCAGCTTGCTTTTTCTTTAGGAGATCCAGTTCTTTCTTTTCTTCGATATTGATAGTAAGGATATCATTTGCATGCCCCTTTGCCCTCTCTCGCAGCTTCTTATATTTTTGTTCAACTTCGAATACTTCCTGCTGATCCTTTTCTAAAGTTAGCTTATGGTTATCGTCCTTTACTTTTTGGATATCCTGTTGCAGCTCTTTATACTTATTTAATGCTTTTTCTTTAGCCTTTTCCTCTTCCTCGGTATTCCCATTCCCATTTGTTTGGGGCTTATCAACTTTTATCTCTGGGATAGTGAGATTTCCTCCTTTGAGCTCGTTGATAATACCTGTTCGACCCTTGATTCTTTCATTCAATGCTGCAATATTTTCATCCAGAACTCTTAATTCCTCATCAGTAAGTTTTCTTACATAAGAACTTGACATACCAGGGCCCGTTGTAGCCGTTTCCCAGGCTGTTCCGGACTTTCTTCTGATTGCAAGTTCGGTAAGTCGCTTTTGATCGGATTTTAAGGCATCCTCATTTTCCGTAATAGCATCAGCATTTTTAACCTTTAACATGGCTTTTTGAGTCTCAATAAACTCACGAGCTTTAGTGGTATTGATTGAAACGATGTTGCCATACTTATCAAACTCAGCTGCAGCACTGGGAATAACTTGAGAAACTCGTTGAATGATGTTTTTTAACTCATTCTGTTCAATGGCTGTTAATTTGGTTTTGGTTTTAAGGGTGTCATATCGATCCAGTAACGGTGCAATGTCCCCTGTAAGGGATTTAACAACCTTTTGTTGTTCCTTAAAGTCATCTATTGAATTATCTGCAGCTGATTTAAACATCCTTGTAATAGCTGAAGTGCCATCATTAGCCAGTTTGATAATACTCATGATACTTTCACTGAAGCTTGTTCCAATAGTAGCCGCAAGTTTATCCAGGTTATCCTTTAGATTTGAAGCCTGTCCTTCAATGGTTTTAGATACAGCGGCCATACTGCCAGCTATACCATCCATTTTTGCGAAATTCAATAATGCTTTCTGAATCCCTTGTTCATCGAATTTGTTGACTGATAATGTCATTCCCTTAAAGGTCAAGCTTACTGTATCTCCAACAGTTTTCGCTCTCAAGCCTAACTCCTTCATTCGCTCCCACTCTCCAGTCATTCCATCAAGCATCGCTTCGATGTACTGATCAAGCGTTTTGCCTTGAGAAGCGGCCAAATCACCCATTTGAGTTAACTCTGCTTTTGTTGGGATTATACCACGGTTAACTAGCTTTATATACCCCTGGGTAGCCTCTTCTAATGAAAACGGTGTTTCAGCTGCCCATTCACGTAACATATCCAATGCTGCTTTGGCTCCGCTTTTACTGCCTAGGGAGTTTTCTAGTATTGCAGTGAACTTTTGTGTTTGCGCTGCAGCCTGGTAAATTCCTCCAATGAAACGCTCAACTGCAGCAACAGCCAGTTCAAAACCTTTTATCAGTGCGCCACCTACAAACGTTCCTGCAGCAATTTGCTTAAACTTCCCGAACGAGGTAGTTGTGCCATTAACGGCTTCTTTCATTTCGTTCTGAGCATCCTTTAAGGCTTTTCGTTGCCTAATCAGCTCTGCATACTGTGCCGGATTATCGGCCTCTCTCATTTTATTTATCGATGAGGTTAATGCTCTTACTGCACTGTTTACCTCATTGATAGTTGTCATGCTGTTTTGACCGTTTAATACCAGGTCTATAACAGCCTTTTCATTTTCCATCGCCATCTATATCACCCTCACTTTAATTTGCTTATACGTGTATGCTCACATTGCCAATTTGCGCTATACCATCCTTCACTTCTTTCATTGCACTTATTGCAAACCGGATCTCCAATATTCTCCGGAGCTTTCCGATTTCCCGTCGCTTGGTTTTGCTGTACCATGGTTTGGCTTTACGAGCCATATGGTGAAGCCTACCGGATTCGCCTCTGCTTCTGGAGTATGCATCATCCCCTAATGCTTTCCTACTCCCTAAGGGAACACCCCGTCCGACACCCATATCGACAAACCGACCGTAATTATTGAATTTTATAAGTACCCGCTCGACATCTCCACCGTTTGACTGCAGTTCGGTTGCAAACGAATGATACAACCGATCATCTCCAATAATCATGTACCGATCCATGGCTTCCTGGAACCTTTTGACGGTTCTGGAGAGCCATTTATCAAGCAATTGCTCTAATTCCTTCTGCTGCATGTTCTCTCACTTAATATCTTGGACGTGGACCGATGTTTGGAGCCGATGGATTACTTCTGGTTGTAATGATGTTATAGCCCACTGAAGGCAGTAAGGAAAAATAATCCTGGTATTTAGTGTACCTGTAAGCCATTAGGAAGGTGTAATTAGAAAATAACACCACTTTACTACCATTACAGATAACCTGTCGGTTTTCACTGAAACTCATATAAGAATTGATCCTGTTAACATGATCCATTTTATACTTCACATTCAGGTTATTTGCAATGAATGGTTTTGTGCCGGCCCTGTCAGAATAAAACCTGATCACGATATCGCCGGATATTTTATACCGGTTATCAAATAAACCACCTTCGTTATACCGGCGGTGGTTCTCAATTTCAAGGATTGCATAGATAATAATTGGATTAACTGGTACAGATCCATCCACCGGAGGAATATACTCTGGAGGGTTTACCGGAACTGCAGATCTGGAAGGAGTAGCTGATTGAGTGTAGACTTCCATTTCAGCACTGGCATAAGTCGGAAACTCATAGCTCAGACGGCTTAGAATACACCTCATTTTTACACCTTCGTCCGTTAATATGATCTTAGGTAGTTTTAATAGTTTTTTGGTGAATTCACTACCATTTAGGTTCATATTAAACACAGCAACTTTGGCATTTTTTTGAAATTCAAACCACGGTTCCAGCCACCTCTTAAAAAGGCCGAATTCCCCTTCATAGATCATTGCATATTCACCAACTCTGATGTTATTGTAATTGGTGACACCACTGCTTGCAAATGGGTAATAATAGCCCAATGAATCAGGCTGCATACCATAGTAGGTGAAAAAACGAAGGCTGAATTTATGCTTAGTTTCATCTGCCATATCTCCAGCAGCTACTAATGGATCTCTGATCAGGCAGCTTTGATTTACTACCGGCAAAAGCAGGGTTCTTTCATCAGCTCTATCCCGGTCAGTTCTGAAAGTACCCATTAAAATAGGACCGGTGCCTAGCTCATACGTTTCACCTCCTCCGTTAAAATTGTATTCACGAACAATCGGATCTCTGGGATCACCAGTTACGTCGATAGGAGGAGGGGAGTCACTCCACATTTTATCATCTGAGTCAAATGTTGGTTTTATGGTTAAGCCACTGTACTCATTAGAATTCAGATCTTTCATGTGTCCAGTTTTGGTAGTAAAATCTTCAACCGACGTACTTACCAAAGCTTCTTTCAAGGGCGTGAAATCTGCAGTAAGCGTTTCCGGATCCAACAGGATCTGAATGCCAAACGAATTCTTCAGTGCGTTAAAGAATTTTCCGATAGATATCTGAGGTAAGTGGTCTCCAGCAGTAATTTTTAAGGTTCCGATAGTGCTAACTATTAAAGGAAGTGCCACGTTGTTGAATATCAGGATCCGATCTAACCATGGATCAGAAAACCATGAGCCCTTCGCCTGGTAACCCAAAAGTTTGCAGCATTCAATAACTACATACTTCAGACTGAAAAAAGGAAACTGCATGTAAGCAGATTTTGTTGGAGGTTCGGCCAGGCCATACCTCATTTCATAGCTATTGGTTTCTGCAGATAAATAGACCGGATTCATGGAGCTCACAACTGGTGTGATTACAACTCCGTTTTCATCTCGTTCAGGACTATTTGCGATGTAGTTAACTACGTACGGGAACACATACGGAACTTTAGGAAAGTTTATCCAGGTTGCTGCAATGTTATTTTTGATTTCTGAGGCATTATTGCCCAATTGAAAAGTAGTATCCTTAAAAAGGTCATTTAATGTAGTCTTACTTAGAATATTGGCTACACCACTATTATCAGCCAGGATATAACCCTCAATTGTGCCATTACTAATTTTAAACTTGAAAATACCTTTCTTATGAAAGGTATCTCCATTGTAAAGCTCACATTCAAACCCTTTTTCAAGGTCGCCTATGCGTTCAGGTCGATGTAAATGGTTAATTAACCGTTTGTTTTTAGGAGTCAGCTTAGCCTTAATCGGATAGCTGTACGTCCCGACTAACTCCCGGGAGTTAAAAGCCGGATGGCTAACTTCTAATTGTAATTTTGTTCCTGGTTCTAAGTCTAAGCTTTCACCATTAATTCTAATTGACAGCATCTCAAATTCCCTCGCACACAAATGATGAAAAGCGGTATCGATAAATACCGCTAAAAAATCTTATCAGAACCGTTAATTGACAATCTCCGGAGTTTTTAATTCTACTTTGAGATCTGGATCAATCACGAAAGGTTTAAATACTTCAATCCAGCTTTCGTGAAGTCCTTTAGGCAGCTCTAATGCTAAATAAGGTTCAAATTCAATTGATTTATCTTCAAATGCGAGGTCTTTTGCAGCATCAGAAGCCTTAATTCCTTCTTTATCAAATTGGTAATTACGTTTACCGGTTTTATCATCGATCGTAAAGAAAACCCTGCCGGTGTCAGCATCCGTTAGCGCGTGATCGAGTTCAATATCACTTAGCTTTTCCATCCATTGCTTGTGAAATTCATTCACCTGGTTAGCAACTTTTGTAATTGCATACTTCAGTTTCGTTTCCTCCGGAAAGAGCTTTAAGTACTCGTTGGCTGCTTTGATAAAAGAATAAATCTGCTTATAGGAAACTTTAGCCTTATTGATTTTAGCGTTCATATTGTAATGTGTGTAATAGGGTTATTGAATTAATTGAGCATTGTGATTTACGTTAACTTCTAAGATCGACTGATAAACTTCCTGTTTGGTTATCTGACCCTGGCTAAGCTGCTTTGAAATACTCAGCGTAACATCAAACGGAGTAAAACAAGCTTCTCTATTTTCGTAATCTGAAACTGAGCGATAAATTGAAGCACTTGCAGACAAGGTATATTGTTCTACCTCTTGTCCATTTTCATCCCGGCTATAGGATGTTTGGATGGTGTGCTGCATTAGTTTAATAATAGCCTCGTTGGTTGAAAAACCGCCTTGCGCTTTTACGCTTGAATTGATGAGAATGTGCATGATGTTAAATACTTAAAATTTCGATATAGAATTGTACGCGGTTACCGCTTGTTCCTAACCCAATGTTAACCACCCCAACGCTAACTGTAAAGGACTTTGATTTTGAGGTGTCGATATCTGCAGTAATTTCAAAGGTTGACACATTATTTGTTCGCTGAACAGTAGGAAATACAGATCCTTGTCCGAAGTCATAGGTTGCTGACACGTTAAATAGAATATCTGCAGTATTGGTGCCCACCTGCGTAAAACGGATTTTAACGCTTTGACTTGTTTCCACTATTGCTGCGTTCACCATACCACTAGCCGAATTATTGCCACTGCTTTGACTATATACATGAAATGCGATATTGTTGCCGTTTAATCCCTGAGCACCGAGTTCCGATATATAGCTAATGACTCCACTACCTCCGGTGACGTGATACCTGGAGTAAAAGTTCCCCGTTCTTTTTATAAAATAACTCCCGTCAACAGCTGGACCTACTCCAAGAGGATCAGCAAAAATTTTATCATTTAAAGCTGCGGGTAACTTTACCATGTAACAGGTACTTACCGGAGCAGTACCAGGCGTGCTAAAGTCCACTTTAAAAAGGCCGGTTACAGGCATTAATTGACTGGTTCCCCAGAATGCAAGTCCTATCATATTAGTAATCGGTTATGATCGCTCCGTACACTGTACTGTTAATTTGAATTAGGGAAATAATTGCTGCCTTGTTGGCCGATATCGTAAGGTTTGCAATGCTTGGAAACTTAACACCGGTAATAGCAATGGTAATCGCAAACGTTGCCGTGTTTTTGATTTCTATCGTTACGTTTTTCCGGTCTGCAGCATTGGAAAGCGTAAATGTGGTATTTGCTGAAATCGATTTGTACTGATTGCCTCCTATGTTAAAATCAATCACAGTTCCAGGAATAGCCGCCTGTGTCAGTAGAATTGCAGAGGCTAATACATTTCCATAAATAGTGGTTTCACCATCTCCAAAAGAAGCATAGGTTTTTGTGGTAGTGCCGTTATGTCCGTAGATGCCAAGAGGTCTAAAGGCCGCATTTGTCCCAATAGAACCCGCTAATATCCCAATAGTAGTGCCTGAAGTGTTCCAAATGACATCTATAAACTCAGCATTTGCATTACCATTAACTGTCCCTCCTTTAAAGACAAACATCTCGCTATTAGCGGAAATCCTTCCTTGCACATCTAATGTATAGGCTGGAGCATTGGTGCCGATCCCCAAATACCCTGTATCTCGTTTAATTACAAGGGCATTAAGAATTCCTGTACCGGTATCATTATAACGAAGTACTGCAAAATCATAGCCGACGTTGTTTGAACCAGTTTGCGTATTGATACCATAAAGGTTCCACATAGTTACACCAGATCCGTTCCTCATTACAAATGAGCCGGAGCCTGGTGCCCGATCGCTTATAACGGCTCTGGCTAACCAATCAACAGTAGAAAGATTACTATTTCCGGAATGCCAGAACTTAGACCAGGTTGAATATGCTGTACCATTATAGTAGCGATAATACATATCTCCACTACCTCCAACCTGAGGGAATGCTAATTGATGACTCCAGGAATTTGCTGCTACTGGCTGACCAAGGCTATTATAATTATATGGGATGTTTATTAACGCACCTGCATTGGCAGTTGGGGCATTAGTGGCAGATCCTAAATTCCAGGCATAAGTACCGATTCCATTACCATTATTTAAGTCAGCCAAGAAAGTAGATCCATTGGTTCTATCTTTAAACAACAAGCCGTCATTGCCGTTGTGATAAAACTTGTACCATCCTGACCAAGTGTTAGGAGCAGTAAGCTTTTTAAATTGGAAATCAGTATCAGCGGCAGCTGAAGTCCAAAGCTTAAATGAACCGATCGCTGAAGTACTCGAATAATCAGCTACCCGGTCATAAGCAAAACCTCCTCCTGCAGTGTATGGAAAATTCGTAGAACCGCTAGAATTAATAATTGAATATGAGTTTGACAGAGACGTTCCAGCTACAAAAGCTATAGGTGCATTAGCATCCGGAAGATTAACGCTTCTATACCATAATGCATTTATCCCTCCTGAAACTATTAAATGGCTGATACTATCATCCGTAGCTCCGTTAACTAATAGCTTTTTAGCCTTCCAATCAACAGTAGCAAGGTTACTATTCCCACTATCCCAAAACTTTCTCCAGTTTCCCCAAACACCTGTTTGTTGGGATCTTGTATACCAGTCTTTACTATTATTGTCAACACCAATAATATTGCTAAAAGTATTGTTGTTATCCGATCTAATATTAAAGGCTGTAAAAAATCCTGCTGCAGGGCCATTTATAGCAGTGTTGGTTCCATGCATTAACCCTTCATAAGGCAATGTATTCCAATCGGTAATTGTTCCGGTAGGAGTGTTTGCAAATGCATATTGTTTGATATCTACAGCATCAAATCTGAAGGCTGCAGCATTCCATCGTGCGAACCCTCCGGATAACGGAGTATCTTCCCTGGTAGCAACCTTTTGCAGATTGCCGATTTCACCAATTTTAAACGCGTCATCGAATTCATCAAATACAAACTGGTAATTGATTGCCGTACCTCGTTCAACTTCAATACCTCCATAACGAGCGGTAACACCTGGGCCAACTTCATTTTTATTAATCAATAATAAATTGTCCTCAATGTTCACCTGTTCTGCATTTGATTCATAAACAGATCCATTGTGAATGATGTTGCCATTGATCACCAGGTCTCCAATGGTTAAACTACGCGTGGTTGTGTTTCCTGCAGCTAGAATTGCATCAATAGTATGCGTATGGCCAAGTTGAGAATAACGACCATCAGCAAATACCTGATCAATTGAAGCCTCCCATTTAACTATTCGTGGATCTGTTAACTGTAGATATCGTGTGTCTCCCTGGGCAAAGGTGATATAAGGAATGTTTACTCCCGCAATTACACGGCCTTCCTCAGTTACTGTTACCTGGTTGTAAGTTCCTGCAGCAATTCCGGTTTTATAGTCCTGATCTGGAGACATAACTCCAACCAGCTCATTAAACCAGTGTTGATGTTCAAAAGCAGCAAAGCGGTCATCACTTTCCGTTTTTCGGTAATACAGGTTATCATGATTATGATCCGGATTATTTCCTCCAGATCTTGAACTACCAAACTGATCTGGAATATAATAATCAGAATCTGGTTGAGCAGTCTCATTGTACCCAAGATCTTCGGAGCTATCTTCAGAGTACAGCCGATCAACATAGGCACTGGAGTACTCAAACTTAATGGCCGGTAAATTATCCCGGTCTTTATATTTTTTAATATTTCGGGATGTTACCGAAATCGGGATACACTCTTTATTGATGTACCGGTACTTGTAATTCGATACAAAGAAATC from Solitalea canadensis DSM 3403 encodes:
- a CDS encoding tyrosine-type recombinase/integrase translates to MHQYSQKLLIRKDYINKEGKSALYFQVIINRKIIKVNPRVSWDVTRYDFVKNELIPRGKKDQEWIDAKIIIDKVRSDINDIFIKYRTSDKLLTENLFYKELNAAGSKKDFIHYMESKVKYRFRGGLIDESTYKKHIGTVDRLKEFKNEIAFSELSARIFEDFNVFLKKVKKNSENTRWGRFKNISTYLNIAKDEGIVFENPFLNMNDKPKQVPGTIEYLTKQEVKKLKQLYEKNDLPGHLMRELKSYLFSCHTGVRISDIAHLSNENIIGDELVFIPHKTRRFNRPVRIPLLSYAKKLIEGKKGLLLEKVADQKMNENLKLIAEKAKISKELSFHTARHTFATLFLAAGGNIAVLKELMGHAAIKTTMVYVHIDAEQRKQQMSLMESL
- a CDS encoding DUF4468 domain-containing protein encodes the protein MKKIFLLLMMLPILALAQDDMYFDKLKPKSAKETFPEIRLPFDNGRIAYTGVVIVDSVKMKELFVRAKEWTALTFNSAQDVIQMDDKEAGKLIIKAIDKVNISSKSLGMENITTYSLYFTLNLTFKDNKYKYELNNFRVMLAPSKEIPHPDETLVENTYQSYHKYCCEQKRDYWVNKSMLRLWADILRNVDESAKIIIDELKIAVEKPSNGKNDW
- a CDS encoding pyocin knob domain-containing protein gives rise to the protein MAISVEREPGILSFAGNSTALFLKSTGVVTPGVTSINEVKHRGYGWRDGFSITLEWGDTIVRMTAKDAPDDSGLQFPVGGELGSDIPVYLNTILPYFQSNFLIDESFTVEVVGNSLRFTAKKTGNIYDFKNVGEHYQQVFNNVNSYETLVVRHGTPDNRKPNFKHFVELFIETSPDVFESKYEAMVDIHNDVSSVDFSDTLRSYLEPDLPEYAQGILLQRCKKSIVKYYYRYAEAWGTPNAIVRKTYSSEIKYALLGGLDHVANSRVSTNPDSLGEKLTQDPQLHLFLESATIDTAKVRANEPVILTYLYLHEMAHTIGIKLTVNYSDESVAEIVKPGILLNQFDKIYINCGYTQLNLESLDPEKTVIGYSVQVVDELNAGLSAIKHFLVDRSFKRYSRYFVFADSVGGFKTLTCVGEQSSEFDLLTESADQKLPFNYKLSQAQKIDFNIELKRVEQVATGFKKRTEIHALADFFVSNYKYRYINKECIPISVTSRNIKKYKDRDNLPAIKFEYSSAYVDRLYSEDSSEDLGYNETAQPDSDYYIPDQFGSSRSGGNNPDHNHDNLYYRKTESDDRFAAFEHQHWFNELVGVMSPDQDYKTGIAAGTYNQVTVTEEGRVIAGVNIPYITFAQGDTRYLQLTDPRIVKWEASIDQVFADGRYSQLGHTHTIDAILAAGNTTTRSLTIGDLVINGNIIHNGSVYESNAEQVNIEDNLLLINKNEVGPGVTARYGGIEVERGTAINYQFVFDEFDDAFKIGEIGNLQKVATREDTPLSGGFARWNAAAFRFDAVDIKQYAFANTPTGTITDWNTLPYEGLMHGTNTAINGPAAGFFTAFNIRSDNNNTFSNIIGVDNNSKDWYTRSQQTGVWGNWRKFWDSGNSNLATVDWKAKKLLVNGATDDSISHLIVSGGINALWYRSVNLPDANAPIAFVAGTSLSNSYSIINSSGSTNFPYTAGGGFAYDRVADYSSTSAIGSFKLWTSAAADTDFQFKKLTAPNTWSGWYKFYHNGNDGLLFKDRTNGSTFLADLNNGNGIGTYAWNLGSATNAPTANAGALINIPYNYNSLGQPVAANSWSHQLAFPQVGGSGDMYYRYYNGTAYSTWSKFWHSGNSNLSTVDWLARAVISDRAPGSGSFVMRNGSGVTMWNLYGINTQTGSNNVGYDFAVLRYNDTGTGILNALVIKRDTGYLGIGTNAPAYTLDVQGRISANSEMFVFKGGTVNGNANAEFIDVIWNTSGTTIGILAGSIGTNAAFRPLGIYGHNGTTTKTYASFGDGETTIYGNVLASAILLTQAAIPGTVIDFNIGGNQYKSISANTTFTLSNAADRKNVTIEIKNTATFAITIAITGVKFPSIANLTISANKAAIISLIQINSTVYGAIITDY